Proteins from a genomic interval of Trachemys scripta elegans isolate TJP31775 chromosome 25, CAS_Tse_1.0, whole genome shotgun sequence:
- the LOC117870046 gene encoding zinc finger protein 418-like: MQQENQPGERGGKSSSCWETQKDLNESPAQPRNLMGERKNTCTECGKNFSNRSGLINHERIHTGERLYECDECRKSFTRSSHLIRHQRMHTGERPHECSECRKTFSNRSDLIRHQRIHTGERPYECGECRKTFSNRSDLIRHQIIHTGERPYECSECGKNFSYRSDLIRHQKIHTGERPYECCECEKNFGDRSALINHQKIHMGERPYECSECGKSFSYRSDLITHQRMHTGERPYECCECGKTFRQSSHRIRHQRIHTGERPYKCRECGKTFADSSALTNHQRIHTGERPYECFECGKNFIDGSAFTKHQRMHTNERPYECCECGKNFSVSSALIRHQRIHTEERPYRCSECRKGFHQRSALIYHQRICKGDKHHKNLV, translated from the coding sequence ATGCAGCAGGAAAACCAACCAGGCGAGAGAGGGGGTAAATCCAGCAGTTGTTGGGAAACTCAAAAAGACCTCAATGAAAGCCCAGCCCAGCCGAGAAACCtcatgggagagagaaaaaacacatgtactgagtgtgggaaaaacttcagtAACCGCTCAGGCCTTATTAACCATGAGAGAATTCACACAGGGGAGAGACTTTATGAATGTGATGAGTGCAGGAAAAGCTTCACTCGGAGCTCACACCTGATAAGACATCAGAGAATGCATACGGGGGAGCGACCGcatgaatgcagtgagtgcaggaaAACCTTCAGTAACCGCTCAGACCTTATTagacaccagagaatccacacaggagagcgacCGTATGAATGCGGTGAGTGCAGGAAAACCTTCAGTAACCGCTCAGACCTTATAAGGCATCAGATAATCCACACTGGGGAAAGACcttatgaatgcagtgagtgcggGAAAAACTTCAGTTACCGCTCAGATCTTATTAGACATCagaaaatccacacaggagagagaccctatgaatgctgtgagtgcgaAAAAAACTTTGGTGACAGATCAGCCCTTATTAATCATCAGAAAATCCACATGGGAGAAagaccctatgaatgcagtgagtgtgggaaaagcttcagttacCGCTCAGATCTTATTACACACCAGAGAAtgcacacgggagagagaccctatgaatgctgtgagtgcgggaaaaccttcagGCAGAGCTCACACCGCATtcgacatcagagaatccacacgggagagagaccctataaatgccgtGAGTGCGGCAAAACTTTTGCTGACAGTTCAGCCCTTACTAATCATCAGAGaattcacacaggagagagaccttatGAATGctttgagtgtgggaaaaacttcattGATGGCTCAGCCTTTACGAAACATCAGCGAATGCACACTAatgagagaccctatgaatgctgcGAGTGCGGGAAAAACTTCAGTGTGAGCTCAgcccttattagacatcagaggatccacacagaaGAGAGACCCTATAGATGCTCTGAATGCAGGAAAGGTTTCCATCAGCGCTCAGCCCTTATTTATCATCAGAGAATCTGCAAGGGGGATAAACACCATAAAAATCTTGTCTAG